Proteins encoded within one genomic window of Candidatus Berkiella cookevillensis:
- a CDS encoding trypsin-like peptidase domain-containing protein — protein sequence MMALIKKQIKIFAVFFTLVAVSPFILAKLGFWENSFAAASTGPKFKAAYAPIQYQGAPLSYAEAISRASPGVVSIHSTKQIPQEMHPIFKDPFFRQFFGDMRGGGQMPQELQSGIGSGVIVTADGYILTNNHVIAGADEIKISLADGRAGIAKVVGADLDTDLAILKVDLDNLPVVALGSSENVRVGDVVFAIGNPFNVGVTVTQGIVSATHRTELGINTFENFIQTDAAINPGNSGGALIDAHGNLIGINNAIYTRTGGYQGIGFAIPVEMAQDIMGQLIDKGHVTRGWLGITVHKLTDDLRKSLNYPKGDGAVIASVIRGGPAFKAGIRSGDIVISLDDKNIVDPNDVLQFASRLKPDTAHSIAVVRNGDTHDFRIEVGKRPTLETQKPTAQPDTKK from the coding sequence ATGATGGCTTTAATCAAAAAACAAATTAAAATATTTGCTGTTTTCTTTACACTTGTTGCTGTTTCGCCATTTATTTTGGCAAAACTAGGCTTCTGGGAAAATAGCTTTGCAGCAGCGAGTACAGGTCCCAAATTTAAGGCGGCTTATGCGCCTATACAATACCAAGGTGCCCCGCTCTCTTATGCCGAAGCCATCTCGCGCGCTTCACCTGGCGTCGTCAGTATTCATTCAACTAAACAAATACCGCAAGAAATGCATCCTATCTTCAAAGATCCTTTCTTTAGACAATTTTTTGGCGACATGCGTGGCGGTGGCCAAATGCCACAAGAACTACAATCTGGCATAGGTTCAGGCGTCATTGTTACAGCAGATGGCTATATATTAACCAACAACCACGTTATTGCTGGCGCAGATGAAATCAAAATCAGCTTAGCCGATGGACGAGCCGGCATCGCCAAAGTGGTGGGCGCTGATTTAGATACCGATCTGGCCATCTTAAAAGTTGATCTTGATAATTTACCCGTTGTTGCCTTAGGTAGTTCAGAAAATGTTCGAGTAGGCGATGTCGTTTTTGCGATTGGCAATCCTTTCAATGTGGGCGTAACCGTTACGCAAGGCATTGTCAGTGCAACCCATCGTACTGAATTAGGCATCAATACCTTTGAAAACTTCATTCAAACCGATGCGGCCATTAATCCAGGCAATTCAGGTGGCGCACTCATTGATGCGCATGGAAATTTAATCGGTATCAATAATGCGATTTATACACGTACGGGTGGCTATCAAGGTATTGGTTTTGCTATTCCTGTTGAAATGGCTCAAGACATCATGGGTCAATTAATTGATAAAGGTCATGTTACACGTGGCTGGTTAGGCATTACCGTACATAAGTTAACAGATGATTTACGCAAGTCGCTGAATTATCCTAAGGGCGATGGTGCAGTCATTGCGAGCGTTATCCGTGGTGGCCCTGCTTTTAAAGCCGGTATACGTTCAGGTGATATTGTAATCAGCCTTGATGACAAAAATATTGTCGACCCAAACGATGTTTTACAGTTTGCATCCAGGCTCAAACCAGACACAGCACATAGTATTGCCGTGGTACGCAATGGTGATACGCATGATTTTAGA